In a single window of the Magnolia sinica isolate HGM2019 chromosome 7, MsV1, whole genome shotgun sequence genome:
- the LOC131251391 gene encoding glutathione hydrolase 3 isoform X2, producing MYEKNPATKSKGALSMGVPGELAGLHAAWMKNGRLSWKILFQPSIKLARDGFVVTPYIRQGIKNSEAKIMADPGLRRMFAPNGKLLEAGDTCYNVELSRTLEAIAEQGPQAFYNGTIGESFVRDVQEAGGILTMEDLRQYRVQVQDAMNVNVMGYTVLGMPPPSSGTVGLALVLNILDSFEPSDAAKGPMGLHRLIEALKHMFAVRMNLGDPNFSNITEYVSDMLSLSYAKKLQQKILDNTTFPAGYYLTKWSQLRDHGTSHFCVVDADRNAVSMTTTVNYYFGAGILSPSTGIVLNNEMDDFSTPTEMTPDKLPPAPSNFIEPNKRPLSSMTPIIILKDNQLAGVAGASGGLFIIPAVIQIFLNHFILGMDPLASVQHPRVYHKLIPNVVLYENWTVIDGEHIELSEDNKIFLEERGHHLKAQATGAISQLVVHNLQNQLLNMGRKHTGFNSGVFHGLLTAVSDPRKDGQPAGL from the exons ATGTATGAAAAGAATCCTGCAACTAAGTCCAAAGGTGCACTCTCAATGGGTGTCCCAGGTGAGCTAGCTGGTCTTCATGCAGCATGGATGAAAAATGGGCGCCTTTCTTGGAAGATCCTCTTCCAACCATCAATAAAACTCGCCAGGGATGGTTTTGTTGTCACTCCTTATATAAGACAAGGCATCAAGAATTCGGAGGCAAAGATCATGGCTGACCCAGGCTTACGTCGAATGTTTGCACCTAATGGGAAGTTGTTGGAAGCAGGTGATACTTGCTACAATGTCGAGTTGTCTCGGACTCTAGAGGCAATAGCTGAACAAGGTCCCCAAGCTTTCTACAATGGGACCATTGGCGAGAGTTTTGTAAGGGATGTGCAAGAAGCAGGTGGGATCTTGACAATGGAGGACTTGCGGCAGTATCGAGTTCAAGTGCAGGATGCTATGAATGTGAATGTTATGGGCTACACTGTTCTTGGAATGCCACCTCCTTCAAGTGGAACTGTTGGGTTGGCTCTG GTCCTAAACATTTTAGACAGCTTCGAACCATCGGATGCTGCGAAGGGTCCAATGGGTCTTCATCGCCTAATCGAAGCTTTGAAGCATATGTTCGCTGTCCGAATGAATCTTGGTGATCCCAACTTTTCAAATATTACAGAATATGTATCAGATATGCTTTCACTTTCATATGCGAAGAAGCTTCAGCAAAAGATACTTGACAACACCACGTTCCCGGCCGGCTATTATCTAACCAA ATGGAGTCAGCTAAGAGACCATGGGACCAGCCATTTTTGCGTCGTCGACGCTGACCGGAATGCAGTGTCAATGACGACTACTGTAAATTACTATTTTGGTGCAGGAATTCTTTCACCTTCTACAGGGATTGTGCTGAACAATGAGATGGATGACTTCTCAACACCGACGGAAATGACACCAGACAAACTTCCACCAGCCCCTTCTAACTTTATAGAGCCTAATAAGAGGCCTTTATCTTCAATGACTCCCATTATCATCCTCAAG GATAATCAACTGGCTGGAGTTGCAGGGGCAAGTGGTGGTCTCTTCATAATACCAGCAGTCATTCAAATCTTTCTAAACCATTTCATATTGGGCATGGATCCTCTTGCCTCTGTTCAGCATCCTAGGGTTTACCACAAG TTGATACCAAATGTGGTGTTGTACGAAAATTGGACAGTGATAGATGGAGAGCACATCGAACTCTCTGAGGATAACAAGATCTTCTTGGAGGAAAGAGGTCATCATTTAAAGGCCCAAGCAACTGGGGCCATCAGCCAGCTTGTGGTGCACAACCTTCAAAATCAACTGCTCAACATGGGAAGAAAACATACAGGGTTCAACAGTGGGGTCTTTCATGGATTGCTTACTGCTGTGAGTGACCCAAGGAAAGATGGTCAACCTGCAGGCTTATGA